One genomic window of Coffea eugenioides isolate CCC68of chromosome 1, Ceug_1.0, whole genome shotgun sequence includes the following:
- the LOC113781121 gene encoding aquaporin PIP2-2 gives MAKDVEGVVAAEQGEFSAKDYHDPPPAAFFDLDELTKWSFHRALIAEFVATLLFLYVTVLTVIGYKHQTDTTAGGDDCNGVGILGIAWAFGGMIFILVYCTAGISGGHINPAVTFGLFLARKVSLLRAFFYMVAQCLGAICGVGLVKAFQKSFYNRYGGGANMVAHGYTIGVGLAAEIIGTFVLVYTVFAATDPKRNARDSHIPVLAPLPIGFAVFMVHLGTIPVTGTGINPARSFGAAVIYGSRQAWDDHWIFWVGPFVGAAIAAFYHQYILRAGAIKALGSFRSNA, from the exons ATGGCGAAAGACGTTGAAGGGGTAGTTGCGGCGGAGCAAGGCGAGTTCTCAGCCAAGGACTACCATGATCCTCCGCCGGCAGCTTTTTTCGACTTGGATGAGCTGACCAAATGGTCATTCCACAGAGCCCTTATTGCTGAGTTCGTTGCCACCCTCCTCTTCCTTTACGTCACCGTCTTAACGGTTATTGGCTACAAACACCAGACTGACACCACAGCCGGCGGCGACGACTGCAACGGCGTCGGTATCCTGGGCATCGCTTGGGCTTTCGGTGGCATGATCTTCATTCTTGTTTACTGCACTGCCGGTATTTCTG GAGGACACATCAACCCGGCCGTGACATTTGGACTTTTCTTGGCGAGGAAGGTTTCACTGCTCAGAGCCTTCTTCTACATGGTGGCGCAGTGCCTGGGTGCAATCTGCGGTGTGGGGCTGGTGAAGGCTTTCCAAAAGTCCTTCTACAACAGGTACGGTGGCGGAGCAAACATGGTGGCTCACGGCTACACCATCGGGGTTGGATTGGCAGCTGAGATCATCGGTACCTTCGTTTTGGTCTACACAGTCTTCGCTGCCACTGATCCCAAGAGAAATGCCAGAGACTCCCATATTCCT GTGTTGGCTCCTCTTCCCATTGGATTTGCTGTTTTCATGGTTCACCTTGGCACCATCCCAGTTACTGGAACTGGTATCAACCCCGCTAGGAGCTTTGGAGCTGCTGTAATTTATGGATCACGCCAGGCCTGGGATGACCAT TGGATTTTCTGGGTTGGACCATTCGTTGGAGCTGCAATTGCTGCATTCTACCACCAGTACATCCTTCGAGCCGGAGCAATTAAGGCTCTGGGATCATTCAGGAGCAATGCCTGA